A stretch of Abyssogena phaseoliformis symbiont OG214 DNA encodes these proteins:
- the hflX gene encoding ribosome rescue GTPase HflX, whose protein sequence is MALFEQQKDVAVGKGERTLLVYVELPSNRQLHNAQAEFKELAESSGLDIVKTIKVSRNSALARFFIGTGKVKEITIMVEDLSLDLVIFSPELSPSQERNLEKSLKCQVMDRTGLILDIFALRASSFEGKLQVELAQLRHLSTRLVRGWTHLERQKGGIGLRGPGETQLETDKRLIAVRIKNITKRLDKVHKQRDLGRKSRTKNELPMIALAGYTNAGKSTLFNALTNAQVFANNQLFATLDSTIRRVILPASGEAVIADTVGFIQDLPHGLVDAFKSTLEETKRANVLLHIVDAADEYNIEKIAQVEDIIFEIGASNIPSILMMNKIDCLDNFVPRMDRDEHGHIYRVWLSAQTGQGIDFLHQALAEQLSGMMTHAKIRLDVNSAYIRSNIHDIGHIHHEKVDDFGAWVLEIFVTKHYLSKLLNFKGVTLLWEQSSPTNKLI, encoded by the coding sequence TTGGCATTATTTGAACAACAAAAAGACGTCGCCGTTGGCAAAGGCGAAAGAACACTTTTAGTGTATGTTGAATTACCAAGTAATAGACAATTGCACAATGCCCAAGCTGAATTTAAAGAACTGGCTGAGTCATCAGGTTTGGATATCGTTAAAACCATTAAAGTAAGTCGCAACTCAGCCTTAGCTCGGTTTTTTATTGGCACAGGCAAGGTTAAAGAAATTACAATAATGGTAGAGGATTTGTCATTGGATTTGGTGATTTTTTCTCCTGAATTATCACCCTCGCAAGAGCGCAATTTAGAAAAATCTCTAAAGTGTCAAGTGATGGATAGAACGGGATTAATCTTAGATATCTTTGCTTTACGTGCCAGTTCTTTTGAAGGTAAGTTGCAAGTAGAGTTGGCGCAACTTAGGCACTTATCAACACGCTTAGTTCGTGGCTGGACACATCTTGAGCGTCAAAAAGGCGGCATTGGGCTACGTGGTCCTGGTGAAACTCAGTTAGAAACCGATAAACGACTAATCGCTGTGCGCATTAAAAATATTACCAAGCGATTGGACAAAGTACACAAACAGCGTGATTTAGGCAGAAAATCACGTACTAAAAATGAATTGCCTATGATTGCTTTAGCGGGCTATACCAATGCAGGCAAATCAACTTTGTTTAATGCTCTAACCAATGCACAAGTCTTTGCCAATAATCAACTTTTTGCAACCCTTGATTCAACCATTAGACGTGTGATATTGCCTGCGTCTGGAGAGGCGGTGATTGCTGATACCGTAGGTTTTATTCAAGATTTGCCTCATGGCCTTGTTGATGCGTTTAAGTCCACATTAGAGGAAACTAAGCGCGCTAATGTTTTATTGCACATTGTTGACGCGGCTGATGAATATAATATTGAGAAAATTGCTCAAGTTGAAGATATTATTTTTGAGATTGGTGCAAGCAACATCCCAAGTATATTGATGATGAACAAAATTGATTGTTTGGATAATTTTGTGCCACGTATGGATCGTGATGAACATGGACATATTTATCGAGTTTGGCTTTCAGCGCAAACAGGACAAGGCATCGATTTTCTTCATCAAGCTTTAGCCGAGCAGCTTAGTGGTATGATGACTCACGCAAAAATTCGCTTGGATGTTAATAGTGCCTATATTCGTAGTAACATTCATGATATTGGGCATATCCATCATGAAAAAGTGGATGATTTTGGGGCTTGGGTACTTGAAATCTTTGTTACTAAGCACTATCTATCTAAATTACTAAACTTCAAAGGCGTTACATTGCTATGGGAACAGAGCTCACCAACGAACAAATTGATTTAA
- the lon gene encoding endopeptidase La: protein MGTELTNEQIDLSKGNIPLLPLRDVVVFPHTVMPLFVGRKTSVNAITQAMGTNKYIFLVTQKDDRVEEPLGDDLHQVGTLATILQMLKLPDGTIKVLVEGVRRAKVEQIVQVDGFSEVSLSEFSLKSNNDTEIKAMMRLALDGFENYIKLNKRVPEEVLKVLQEVSDVERFSDVIIANLNLKVSEKQALLGDDNAQDRLNKILSVIQGEIDVLGTEKKIQSRVRKQMESNQRDYYLNEQMKSIQKELGQAEDENEIEELQASINKAKMSKEAKEKAQSELKKLSRMSSHSSDASIIRTYIENLCDTPWKKKTVINKDLNKAQKILDDDHYGLDKVKERILEHLAVQTRVTHNKANILCLVGPPGVGKTSLGESIARAVNRKYVRMALGGVRDEAEIRGHRRTYIGAMPGSIIQKMQKVKVKNPLFLLDEIEKMASDYRGDPSSAMLEVLDPEQNHTFNDHYLEVDYDLSQVMFVATANSLDLPQPLLDRMEIIELSGYTEDEKVEIAKRHLIKKAMDGNGIKDSEIKFQDGAILDIIRYYTREAGVRGLSRTISTICRKVVKEVVLKKRKTKANIDVKSLEKYLGVRRFRFGLAEQNNQVGEVTGLAWTSVGGDLLTIEATAYKGKGKLNYTGQLGDVMQESIQAAKSVVRSRAKKFGIDENFDEKLDIHIHVPDGATPKDGPSAGAAMTTALVSVLTGRKVKADVAMTGEITLRGEVTPIGGLKEKMLAALRGGIKTVIIPDNNERELSEVPEKIKGNLKVIQVKWIDEVLDIALEK, encoded by the coding sequence ATGGGAACAGAGCTCACCAACGAACAAATTGATTTAAGTAAAGGTAATATTCCACTATTGCCTTTAAGAGATGTGGTGGTTTTTCCACATACCGTTATGCCATTATTTGTTGGCAGAAAGACTTCTGTTAATGCAATAACGCAAGCAATGGGTACCAATAAATACATTTTTTTGGTGACTCAAAAAGATGATAGGGTAGAAGAGCCTTTGGGTGATGATTTGCATCAAGTGGGCACGTTAGCGACTATTTTGCAAATGTTAAAATTACCCGATGGTACCATCAAGGTTTTGGTGGAAGGAGTCAGGCGCGCTAAAGTTGAACAAATTGTACAAGTTGATGGTTTTTCTGAGGTGAGTTTAAGTGAATTTAGCTTAAAGTCAAATAACGATACTGAAATAAAAGCCATGATGCGCTTGGCGCTAGACGGCTTTGAGAACTATATTAAGTTAAATAAAAGAGTGCCAGAAGAGGTACTCAAAGTGTTGCAAGAAGTGAGCGATGTTGAGCGTTTTAGTGATGTAATTATTGCCAATCTAAACCTTAAGGTGTCTGAGAAACAAGCCTTGTTAGGGGATGACAATGCTCAAGATAGGCTTAATAAAATCTTATCAGTCATTCAAGGTGAGATTGATGTACTGGGCACTGAGAAGAAAATTCAATCACGCGTGCGTAAGCAAATGGAGTCTAATCAGCGTGATTATTATTTGAATGAACAAATGAAGTCCATTCAAAAAGAGCTGGGCCAAGCTGAAGATGAAAATGAAATTGAGGAATTACAAGCCAGTATTAATAAGGCTAAGATGTCAAAAGAGGCCAAGGAAAAAGCACAAAGTGAGTTAAAGAAACTTTCACGCATGTCGTCACACTCATCTGATGCCTCTATTATTCGTACTTATATTGAAAACTTGTGCGATACGCCATGGAAAAAGAAAACCGTTATTAACAAGGATCTTAATAAGGCGCAAAAAATTCTTGATGATGATCACTATGGCTTGGATAAAGTTAAAGAACGCATCTTAGAACATTTAGCAGTACAAACACGTGTGACTCATAATAAGGCTAATATTTTGTGCTTGGTAGGCCCTCCAGGCGTGGGTAAAACCTCTCTAGGTGAATCTATTGCTAGAGCAGTTAATCGTAAATATGTTCGCATGGCGCTTGGCGGTGTTCGAGATGAGGCAGAAATTCGTGGCCATAGGCGTACTTATATTGGCGCTATGCCAGGTTCAATCATACAAAAAATGCAAAAAGTAAAGGTTAAGAATCCGCTTTTTTTGTTAGATGAAATTGAAAAAATGGCAAGTGACTATCGTGGCGACCCTTCTTCGGCGATGTTAGAGGTATTAGACCCAGAGCAAAATCACACCTTTAATGACCATTATTTAGAAGTCGATTATGACTTATCACAAGTGATGTTTGTGGCAACTGCCAACTCACTTGATTTGCCACAGCCGCTTTTAGACAGAATGGAAATTATTGAACTGTCTGGCTATACCGAAGATGAAAAAGTTGAGATTGCCAAGCGCCATTTAATTAAAAAAGCAATGGATGGCAATGGCATTAAGGATAGTGAAATTAAGTTTCAAGATGGTGCTATTTTAGATATTATTCGTTATTACACGCGTGAAGCAGGTGTGCGTGGTTTGAGTAGGACGATTAGCACCATTTGTCGAAAGGTGGTTAAAGAAGTGGTGTTAAAAAAACGCAAAACCAAAGCCAATATTGACGTTAAAAGCTTGGAAAAATATTTAGGCGTGAGGAGGTTTCGTTTTGGACTGGCTGAACAAAATAATCAAGTAGGCGAAGTAACAGGGCTTGCTTGGACTTCGGTGGGTGGGGACTTATTAACCATTGAGGCGACGGCTTATAAAGGCAAAGGCAAACTCAACTACACAGGCCAATTAGGCGATGTCATGCAAGAATCAATCCAAGCAGCAAAATCTGTGGTTAGAAGCAGGGCCAAGAAATTTGGTATTGATGAGAATTTTGACGAGAAACTGGATATCCATATCCATGTGCCTGATGGCGCAACACCAAAAGATGGACCTAGTGCAGGTGCAGCGATGACTACGGCACTGGTATCAGTGCTCACAGGTAGAAAAGTTAAAGCCGATGTTGCTATGACAGGCGAGATTACCCTTCGAGGTGAAGTCACCCCAATTGGGGGACTGAAGGAGAAAATGTTAGCCGCACTACGTGGTGGCATTAAAACGGTGATTATCCCTGATAATAATGAGCGTGAATTGTCCGAAGTACCTGAGAAAATCAAAGGTAACCTTAAGGTTATTCAAGTGAAGTGGATTGATGAAGTGTTGGATATTGCTTTAGAAAAATAA
- a CDS encoding transcription antitermination factor NusB, producing the protein MANNTTRTVALEAIYSVIINKKSLSAFNYSEDSDIALIKSLVFGTIRFYHQLNDIVSKQLKHSLKKEDLDIHCLMLLGAYQLLYSKNATHTSIFKTVNVVNTLRTKALMNATFRQVDRDKKILQQQVHYSHPSWLVKKVKRDYPNDFETIFKQNNTQAPMTIRVHVSLNLDHYQQ; encoded by the coding sequence TTGGCAAATAACACCACTAGAACTGTTGCACTGGAGGCGATTTATTCTGTCATTATCAACAAAAAATCGCTCAGTGCTTTTAACTACTCAGAAGATAGTGATATAGCCTTAATTAAATCTTTAGTTTTTGGTACGATTCGCTTTTATCATCAACTGAACGATATTGTCTCCAAACAATTAAAACATTCACTCAAAAAAGAAGACCTTGATATTCACTGCCTAATGCTCTTGGGTGCTTACCAACTACTTTATTCAAAGAATGCTACACATACCAGTATTTTTAAAACTGTTAATGTTGTTAATACACTCAGAACAAAAGCTTTAATGAACGCCACATTCAGGCAAGTTGACCGAGACAAAAAAATACTTCAACAACAAGTGCATTACTCACACCCAAGCTGGTTAGTTAAAAAAGTTAAGCGCGATTACCCAAATGACTTTGAAACAATTTTTAAACAAAACAACACCCAAGCACCTATGACCATTCGCGTGCACGTCTCGCTTAATTTAGACCATTATCAACAATAA
- a CDS encoding DsbC family protein produces the protein MFKLLLITIILFANSAFANKDTIINSLYPFFGAIDKQDIVKTPFGGIFEIIVHDPIASLLVSEDGRYLIQNDVVDLTTRQLMPMSGKVKLIKQSLINTINDTDKIIYPAKNEKYIIHVFTDVDCLFCKKLHYGIGQMNDLGITVKYLASPLTSLHPTAQGKMEKIWCADDPAKAMDDYKKNNIMPNSKACNNPVADQLAISKQLGVNGTPAIFLSDGTHLPGYVPPAILLQKIKATIGK, from the coding sequence ATGTTTAAATTGCTACTTATCACAATTATCTTATTTGCTAACAGTGCTTTTGCAAACAAAGACACAATCATCAATAGTCTGTATCCATTTTTTGGCGCAATTGACAAACAAGATATTGTCAAAACGCCGTTTGGCGGTATTTTTGAAATCATTGTCCATGACCCTATTGCTTCTCTTTTAGTATCTGAAGATGGCCGTTATTTAATCCAAAACGATGTTGTTGATCTAACCACTAGACAATTAATGCCAATGAGTGGCAAGGTTAAATTGATTAAACAAAGCTTAATTAACACAATTAATGATACTGATAAAATCATTTACCCAGCAAAAAATGAAAAATACATCATTCATGTATTTACTGATGTTGATTGTCTATTTTGTAAAAAACTTCATTATGGTATAGGGCAGATGAATGATTTGGGTATTACCGTTAAATACCTCGCTTCGCCACTTACATCCTTGCATCCAACAGCACAAGGAAAAATGGAAAAAATTTGGTGTGCTGATGATCCAGCTAAAGCGATGGATGATTATAAGAAAAATAATATTATGCCCAACTCAAAAGCTTGTAATAACCCAGTGGCTGACCAATTGGCAATTTCTAAGCAACTTGGTGTGAATGGCACGCCTGCTATCTTCTTGAGTGATGGTACGCACTTACCTGGTTATGTACCACCTGCCATCTTATTACAAAAAATTAAAGCAACGATTGGCAAATAA
- a CDS encoding leucyl aminopeptidase — MEFSLINETIQHFEGDGVVVFSNADTVFDDENVQKLIELNHFESKSGKVLLLSLAAGFKSKQVIVAGLGDTPVDAKDYVKALNAVSVVLAEIKAKNLMIQNIEIKGFDESWVHKTTAKVMRNATYEVQKIGDDSKLNSSIEHIAVQSSIDNTQALMQGQAIADGMSLTRHLGDLPPNVCTPSYLADTAMSLAEEFNLECEVLEEADMDKLGMGSLLSVSKGSIELPKLISLSYQGNGNEKPIVLVGKGVTFDSGGISLKPGASMDEMKYDMCGAACVLGTMRAIAQIKPNINLVVVVPAVENMPAHNASKPGDVVKSMSGQTIEILNTDAEGRLILCDALTYVKKFDPKVVIDVATLTGAVIIALGKHNSGLMSNDQDLAVDIINASKTALDGVWQLPIEDEYDELLKSNFADMANIGGREAGSITAGCFLSRFTQDYCWAHLDIAGTAWLSGDKKGATGRPVSLLTQFILDKASV; from the coding sequence ATGGAATTTTCACTAATTAATGAAACAATTCAGCATTTTGAGGGTGATGGCGTGGTTGTATTTTCTAATGCTGATACGGTTTTTGATGATGAAAATGTTCAAAAATTAATTGAACTTAATCATTTTGAGTCTAAATCTGGAAAGGTGCTGTTGTTAAGTTTGGCTGCTGGTTTTAAATCTAAACAGGTGATTGTTGCTGGGCTTGGTGATACACCTGTAGATGCCAAGGACTATGTTAAAGCGTTGAACGCTGTGAGTGTTGTACTTGCTGAGATTAAGGCTAAAAATTTAATGATTCAGAATATTGAAATTAAAGGTTTTGATGAATCGTGGGTGCATAAAACAACTGCTAAGGTAATGCGTAATGCAACTTATGAAGTTCAAAAAATAGGTGATGATAGTAAGCTAAATAGTAGCATTGAGCACATTGCTGTTCAATCTAGTATAGACAATACACAGGCCTTAATGCAAGGTCAGGCAATTGCTGATGGTATGTCTTTAACACGCCATTTAGGGGATTTACCACCCAATGTCTGTACACCTAGCTATTTGGCAGATACGGCCATGTCCTTAGCTGAAGAGTTTAACCTTGAATGTGAAGTCTTAGAAGAGGCGGATATGGATAAACTTGGCATGGGGTCGTTATTATCAGTTTCTAAGGGCTCGATTGAGCTGCCAAAACTCATTAGTTTAAGTTATCAAGGTAATGGCAATGAAAAGCCGATTGTACTAGTGGGTAAAGGCGTTACTTTTGATAGTGGCGGTATCTCACTTAAACCTGGTGCAAGCATGGATGAGATGAAATATGACATGTGTGGCGCAGCTTGCGTATTAGGTACAATGCGCGCTATTGCACAAATTAAGCCAAACATTAATTTAGTTGTTGTGGTGCCAGCAGTTGAGAATATGCCAGCACACAATGCCTCCAAACCTGGCGATGTGGTTAAGTCTATGTCAGGGCAAACGATTGAAATTTTGAACACAGATGCAGAAGGGCGCTTGATTTTGTGCGATGCACTGACTTACGTTAAGAAGTTTGATCCAAAAGTGGTGATTGACGTTGCTACGCTTACAGGTGCGGTGATTATTGCATTAGGTAAGCATAATTCTGGGCTTATGAGTAATGACCAAGATTTGGCTGTTGATATTATCAACGCTTCTAAAACTGCGCTTGATGGCGTGTGGCAACTACCCATTGAAGATGAGTATGATGAATTGCTGAAATCAAATTTTGCCGATATGGCAAATATTGGCGGGCGTGAAGCAGGCTCTATTACTGCCGGGTGTTTTTTATCCAGATTTACCCAAGATTATTGCTGGGCACATTTAGACATTGCAGGTACGGCGTGGCTAAGTGGTGATAAAAAAGGTGCAACAGGTCGTCCAGTATCGCTATTAACGCAATTTATTTTGGATAAAGCCAGTGTTTAG
- a CDS encoding helix-turn-helix domain-containing protein: MKNRDLGLEILQGIKEIKDFNKEKKTLKTREFKKVPPVHIIRKKLNLSQFNFANLIGISVRTIQDWEQGKRNPTGSAKSLLRITEQKPEIFTQTH, translated from the coding sequence ATGAAAAATCGTGATCTAGGTTTAGAAATTTTGCAAGGTATTAAAGAAATTAAAGATTTCAACAAAGAAAAAAAGACGCTTAAAACTAGAGAGTTTAAGAAGGTGCCACCTGTGCATATTATTCGAAAAAAGCTAAACCTATCTCAATTTAACTTTGCTAATTTAATCGGCATTAGCGTTCGCACCATACAAGATTGGGAGCAAGGAAAAAGAAACCCAACAGGGTCTGCAAAATCCTTACTCAGAATTACTGAACAAAAACCAGAAATATTTACACAAACACACTAA
- a CDS encoding type II toxin-antitoxin system RelE/ParE family toxin has translation MPNPKDGKIIVGSGGVRKLRWGLSNKGKSGGVRVIYYFKDTHYQIWLLTMYAKNRQASISARRAQKN, from the coding sequence ATGCCAAATCCCAAAGATGGAAAAATAATCGTTGGCAGTGGTGGTGTGCGAAAATTGCGCTGGGGATTGAGTAACAAAGGTAAAAGTGGCGGTGTTCGAGTTATTTATTATTTTAAAGATACTCACTATCAAATTTGGCTTTTGACAATGTATGCTAAAAATAGACAAGCGAGTATTAGTGCCCGACGTGCTCAAAAAAATTAA
- a CDS encoding MBL fold metallo-hydrolase, with translation MKPVYHELDFNVTCIDTQHIRKDFVASYLIEDNGRAAFIDTGCYLSVPSLLATLDEKNISRKSVDYILLTHIHLDHAGGAGELIKHLPNAMVYVHEYGYKHLIDPSKLRAGVVQVYGELFFKQFLGNLIPISKQRIIFAKDSDEITLGKRILRFIDTPGHARHHVCIWDEKSRGIFSGDTLGVSYRELDTSQSKLIFPPTTPIQFDPEVWKKTINQIMGLKPKYAYLTHFNRIDFSQDSANMLIEHINGFVNIANTLKTQPNRVKAIKEALLNYLLALASKQGVTLDEQQQIKLFKGDLGICAQGLNVWLEHQN, from the coding sequence ATGAAACCCGTTTATCACGAATTAGATTTTAATGTCACTTGCATTGACACGCAACACATACGCAAAGACTTTGTTGCTAGCTATTTAATCGAAGACAATGGACGGGCTGCTTTTATTGATACAGGCTGCTATCTTTCAGTGCCAAGCCTTTTAGCCACACTAGATGAAAAAAATATTAGCCGTAAAAGTGTCGACTATATTCTATTAACCCACATTCACCTAGACCATGCAGGTGGTGCAGGTGAACTTATCAAGCATTTACCTAATGCCATGGTTTATGTGCACGAATATGGCTATAAGCATTTAATTGACCCGTCAAAATTACGCGCAGGTGTTGTGCAGGTTTATGGCGAATTGTTTTTTAAGCAATTTTTAGGCAATTTAATCCCCATATCAAAACAACGCATCATCTTTGCCAAAGATAGTGATGAAATAACTCTAGGCAAGCGAATATTAAGATTTATCGACACACCAGGACATGCACGCCACCACGTCTGTATTTGGGATGAAAAATCACGTGGCATTTTTTCTGGTGATACACTTGGTGTGAGTTATCGAGAACTTGACACCAGCCAAAGTAAACTCATTTTCCCACCCACTACTCCCATACAATTTGACCCAGAAGTGTGGAAAAAAACCATCAATCAGATCATGGGTCTTAAGCCAAAATACGCTTATTTAACGCACTTTAACCGTATTGATTTTAGCCAAGATTCAGCCAATATGCTCATTGAACATATTAATGGATTTGTTAATATTGCCAACACCTTAAAAACACAACCTAATCGAGTTAAAGCTATTAAAGAAGCCCTTCTTAATTATCTATTAGCACTTGCTAGTAAACAAGGTGTAACGCTTGATGAACAACAACAAATCAAACTCTTTAAGGGTGATTTAGGAATTTGCGCCCAAGGTCTCAATGTTTGGCTTGAGCATCAAAACTAA
- a CDS encoding DUF302 domain-containing protein: MSRIVNLVKWLLIIIGAITTYYAVSLQIKYDGVTGKIISEMISPKLHPDSMAKVYMPMANTLLDTGDITMASVVRVKVADDVSNEDVEEAMESIATAESVRSVGMLPLSEMVEIQTNSEGVTKGHPDFKRQRFLKIYQYCSPRTAMTMVDHSDAFSAYLPCRIALIEDKSGQRWLYTLDMNAMIYGGAPLPKYLLEKALAVQETMNAIQNGGAEGDF; this comes from the coding sequence ATGAGCAGAATTGTCAATCTAGTCAAATGGCTATTAATTATCATCGGCGCTATTACAACTTATTATGCTGTGTCATTACAAATTAAATATGATGGCGTGACTGGAAAGATTATTAGTGAAATGATTTCACCAAAACTACACCCCGATTCGATGGCCAAAGTCTATATGCCAATGGCAAATACTTTATTAGATACAGGTGATATTACCATGGCATCTGTTGTGCGTGTTAAAGTAGCTGATGATGTTTCAAATGAGGATGTAGAAGAGGCGATGGAAAGTATCGCAACTGCTGAAAGTGTTCGCTCTGTTGGTATGCTGCCACTTTCAGAAATGGTTGAAATTCAAACCAATTCAGAGGGCGTCACCAAAGGTCATCCAGATTTTAAAAGACAACGTTTCTTAAAAATTTACCAATATTGTTCACCGCGCACAGCCATGACTATGGTTGATCACTCAGATGCATTTTCAGCCTACTTGCCTTGCCGTATCGCACTTATTGAAGACAAGTCTGGGCAAAGATGGCTCTATACGCTAGACATGAATGCCATGATTTATGGGGGTGCGCCACTACCAAAGTACTTACTTGAAAAAGCACTAGCAGTTCAAGAAACCATGAATGCTATTCAAAATGGCGGCGCAGAGGGGGATTTTTAA
- a CDS encoding CBS domain-containing protein, with protein sequence MTNNTTPTLVKDVMWTQVDIVDSKCTVQNALNDMQYKKTKMLLVDKSHEYDEYGVVLIADIASKVIAKDRALDRVNVYEIMNKPAISVRPDMDIRYCAKLLTNFGLSRCPVLDNGKIVGVVSLTSIVFNGLRVV encoded by the coding sequence ATGACTAACAATACAACACCAACCCTAGTAAAAGATGTTATGTGGACACAAGTCGATATTGTTGATTCAAAATGCACCGTACAAAATGCACTTAATGACATGCAATATAAGAAAACTAAAATGCTTTTGGTTGATAAATCTCATGAATATGACGAATACGGCGTAGTACTGATTGCTGACATTGCCTCTAAAGTCATTGCCAAAGACCGAGCCCTTGACCGAGTAAATGTGTATGAAATTATGAATAAACCTGCCATCTCAGTTCGACCTGATATGGACATTCGCTATTGCGCAAAACTATTGACAAATTTTGGCTTGTCTCGTTGCCCGGTTTTAGATAATGGAAAAATTGTTGGCGTGGTTAGTTTAACCAGTATTGTCTTTAATGGTTTACGGGTTGTATAG
- a CDS encoding P-II family nitrogen regulator: protein MHFKLIIAFVDSDKTDKILEAARTKGATGSTIISQARGEGLKHNKTFLGLNIETPRDVLLLLVEQHLSRDILEIIADTGHFESNPQEGIAFQIDVEDAVGVIHQIHALEHTIEEKI from the coding sequence ATGCACTTTAAACTGATTATCGCTTTTGTTGATTCTGACAAAACTGACAAAATACTTGAGGCTGCTAGAACAAAAGGCGCCACAGGCTCAACCATTATTTCTCAAGCACGAGGAGAGGGTCTCAAGCACAACAAAACATTTTTAGGACTCAATATTGAAACACCTAGAGACGTCTTATTATTACTCGTAGAACAGCACCTTTCTAGGGATATACTAGAAATAATTGCTGATACAGGTCACTTTGAATCCAACCCACAGGAAGGGATTGCGTTTCAAATCGATGTCGAGGATGCTGTTGGTGTCATACATCAAATTCATGCACTAGAACACACTATAGAGGAGAAAATATAA
- a CDS encoding DUF1538 domain-containing protein — protein sequence MSLVDNFISMFWDVAPIAVVLFGFQIIILRQKIPHLKKIIIGFILVWIGLTLFIVGLEKALFPLGKLMANQLTSSSFIGSGTLGWGDYYWVYIFAASIGFATTIAEPSLLAVAIKANQVSGGFIKVWPLRITVAVGVAVGIAIGSFRIVAGLPLHYFIIAGYVIVLIQTYFAPKNIIALAYDSGGVTTSTVTVPLVAALGLGLASTIDGRSALIDGFGLIAFASLFPIMSVMAYVQIMKFLKQDKK from the coding sequence ATGAGCCTAGTGGATAACTTTATCAGCATGTTTTGGGATGTGGCTCCTATTGCGGTGGTGTTATTTGGTTTTCAAATCATCATTCTTAGACAAAAAATACCACATTTAAAGAAGATTATTATTGGGTTTATTTTGGTGTGGATTGGACTCACTTTATTTATTGTTGGCTTAGAAAAAGCACTATTCCCCCTAGGAAAATTAATGGCAAACCAGCTTACATCAAGTAGTTTTATCGGTAGTGGTACACTTGGCTGGGGTGATTATTATTGGGTTTATATCTTTGCAGCCAGCATTGGTTTTGCCACAACCATTGCTGAACCGTCCTTATTAGCGGTTGCCATTAAGGCCAATCAAGTCTCTGGTGGTTTTATCAAAGTATGGCCCTTACGAATTACAGTTGCCGTTGGTGTGGCTGTGGGTATTGCCATCGGCAGTTTTCGCATTGTAGCTGGATTACCACTACATTATTTTATTATTGCTGGCTACGTTATTGTACTGATACAAACCTATTTTGCACCTAAAAATATTATTGCACTTGCTTATGATTCTGGTGGTGTCACCACATCCACCGTAACTGTACCACTGGTTGCAGCCCTTGGACTTGGACTTGCGAGTACAATTGATGGACGTTCTGCACTCATTGATGGTTTTGGTTTAATCGCCTTTGCCTCATTATTTCCCATTATGAGTGTAATGGCTTACGTACAAATTATGAAATTTTTAAAACAAGATAAAAAATAG